Within the Mucilaginibacter sp. CSA2-8R genome, the region CATATAAAATCAAAAGCGCCCCGGTTCATGGCCATGCGTATGTTCTGCATATCGCCATAGGCTGATACCACTACAGCCTTTAACATCGGGTTAGCCTCGGGCAAATGGCCGAGCAGTGTTAGCCCATCCATTACCGGCATATTAATGTCAGACAGGATGATATCCAAATCCGGATGCTCTTTTACTTTTTGCAGTGCTTCTTCGCCGTTGCGAGCAAAAACAAACTCATATACATTTTCGCGAATCTTACGCCTGAACTTTTGCTTTACCAGCACTTCCAGGTCTTCCTCATCATCTACCACCAGTATCTTGGCCATTATTCAGCAAGCGTTTTAAGTTTTTCTTTAAGCAGGTTAAAATCAAGCGGCTTGGTTAAAAAATCATCGGCACCGCTCTGCATGGCCTGCTGATAGTTTTCATCATCACTGTAAGCGGTAATCATCATTACTACGGGCGGTGGCGGTGCATTATAATCATGCCGTATACGGCTCAATAACTCTAACCCACTCATGCCCGGCATATTAATGTCAGACAAAATCAGCACCACTTCCGAGTGTCTTTCTTCCAGATAAGAAAGCGCCTGCTCGCCCGACAGTGCAAAATCAAACGAAATATCTCCATTGCGTATCTCTTTACGAAAACGCTGCTGGAACAGCGGCTGCACATCAGCCTCGTCATCTACCACCAATATTTTCATATCCCGGCTAATATAAATATAAGTTAATTACAGCGGCAGGCTAATTGTAAACTCGGTATATTCACCTTCAGCAGTCTCTACGTTAATTTTTCCGCCGTGCCCCTTTACTATAATGTCATAACTCAGGGATAAGCCTAAACCGGTGCCTTCGCCGGTTGGTTTGGTGGTAAAAAAAGGCTGCATAATTTTATCTTTCACATCTTCGGGGATACCGGTACCATTATCCCTTACGGTAATCACTACCTCA harbors:
- a CDS encoding response regulator gives rise to the protein MKILVVDDEADVQPLFQQRFRKEIRNGDISFDFALSGEQALSYLEERHSEVVLILSDINMPGMSGLELLSRIRHDYNAPPPPVVMMITAYSDDENYQQAMQSGADDFLTKPLDFNLLKEKLKTLAE